In one Chitinophaga sancti genomic region, the following are encoded:
- a CDS encoding SpvB/TcaC N-terminal domain-containing protein, which translates to MTKTKKIADSQDSGSKISIQEISLPKGGGAVTSVGDSFQTNLFSGTGSYSIPLPITTARGLEPQLQLVYDSSRGNSPFGLGFNVDVPYIGIIMRNGIPLYNGKEKYAFNEGVEFVPLTETLHGETIIVCRQETDNSITYSVTSYLQQEEEAFTLIEQWQNDATKNIFWKTISKDNQVTIYGKSADTSILNPAEPTQVCRWLIESVTDSKGNKIQFSYKRENEENIPDNIYKAGHHYDTQLYLHIVQYGNYFDVQQQEQWAFQLVFNYGEYDLPRNGQAYFPAYTPVRTWPARKDCFSTFRAGFEVRTCRLCSSIMLFHSFTELGTEPMLVRALTLAHDETDIFSFVTSVQQSGYRLNSDNTWWVSGAAAATFSYTSFAPPPAPDFKQLMVHEEGKIPGGQNIYMPVDLYGEGLPGFLMSNSTGTLYWQPLGNGVYDYPEAPDTFPSDRDLTTPGNLITDIDGNGQLELVVNENDRSGYYTKKEGDEGWNNFVEFQQRPPQSSSSLEFEMADLNGDGKTDMISIGSDSVTYFRSNGTEGFAAPEQRIKVKGLPSPPDSPNINISFADVFGDGGQHRVSVLNGAVNVWPSLGHGNFGNVIRLGNAPSFRQNEQPTVLLADINGSGCADVVLVYSTQAEIYINQSGNSFAPAFSITLPDVYAPGDQVSFADINGNGTACLVFTKTSPEVTHYYHDFLAEDIAEPFASGVKPYLLYAMSNGLGLSTKLKYSSSVEFYLRDKKAGSPWITHLPFPVQVVEKMIISDSVNGNTLTRRFAYHEGCYDNNQKEFLGFGYVESWDAEQYESFSSTGTPADFPVNDVNSELIVAPVYTREWYLTGIMEGSDALLLQYQSQYFNGDPDECGIPAYILDDAIKKQPSSVVANACLMLKGKLLRREVYGLDGSALEKNPYTVEQHCTYIRSFQESSSVSGPVFTSYEPEAITYNYERQPNDPRTEHQFTLETDKYNNALKTASVFYPRRNSSDPALIIYPQQQQLYITINRNGFINQEAPSRWIGVDCCQTQYEAGGVSIVPGQYFSFAQMEAIVNDAMNNVISYSQPFTQGKVQARCFGNSRTYYWNAGQTSAMNLCDPLPDRMLIHHREEAVFDPGFITQAYGDKIDTATIENSGGYYLYDGYWWNRGLVQNYFTNANAFYMPERAENSFVANTSSLYANAIAGYDNYYLRETSTSAYVTTPPGKDPVYNITTALIDYYIMSPWQLTGPNDNVSQVLFDPLGKVYVSASHGYENGQYAGDMDLVHYTRMPDKGFCDVLNNPSEYLQGAGSYYYYEEGDMRQPCTSGENPQPARCVVLQGQQYGNGINPQDRIILTDISYFDGMGEITQHKSYAGGSGAQSWVVSGKVVYNNKKKPAQEYLPFYSDKPDFEDQQTVLDDDDLVPPTVTHYDPLLRVIRIDTPKLFFSCTGFTSWETISYDTDDTVRDSVFYKTFMANYPANPTDQQKDEKDALDKAAVFYNTPSREVMNSAGNVFYSIQNNLGEVSSNAFEEMVNGSGVTSQQLWDELVLKKYLVIGPYPEYGAWTSPAVQVYAPDFTFELSEPFQQFIPQLTDFFRQNGLITNSVPDINGRHLSIADPRLYYSNCHSGTDYQNFINLFPMMVDQPARTQSCDAGLKQVFADIYGNIVLSWDARGFCTRQEYDHLQRPTGVYVTGSDGSLTLNQYTERIVYGELVTDAAKNNLIGNIYTYYDQAGKLLIDSYSFAGKPLKQTRYFLDQYTQEPNWDDPQKVPLEKEAFVTTFQYNAAGMTTQEQMPDKGQVLWTYNQMNQLNTVNGIFPDNTTQTYISSITYNASGSRLAVYYAGGTKTAYTYEPATERLQRLLTTRSDNRSNVQDTWYTYDPVGNLTRCRDYSEEDVFCNNQLVEPLMGYTLDAIYRLINASGRQHIGIQKNTHTNGFKQSIYAQLCPTAPLNDQQQLENYAEHYTYDDSGNLVELNHTAKSASWTRVMNVPASSNRAIPQDEPTDAYDADGNLLQLNNLYGITWNYRNNISGITTIAREDANDADYYVYDHAGERVRKVTTQKVNDGLLLIYEKRYIGNYEVKRTYNNSIDPANIVSECQTERVVDDKKHIVNVLYWTIDSKREKQRQQRYQAETLIQSVAVELTETGDIISYEEFYPFGGTAIIAGNNQVDVEPKEYRFTGKECDDSSGLYYYGARYYISWLGRWMSADPAGPADGLNLYEYVNNNPLINNDPAGTTKGKPYKSPSSSGTKKKIKKKKFGIVRDTVTGELRFVGRPSFDSKAKKIKVRFHATKNRELNEDRRHVIGYDDTLRPMFTMVARNFADAGKSAEFVQQLKLQYQKHGVARAPSNNDPDKHLLFALTKLNSVVSNLPAGLASQNQAIEHIRQQGMRLKDTINEAYMKDDNIKLPQLKTIMKEGFAAGDGDTAITVFANEQRKLIRGWIDNAENEVQLNDLLHSVIASTGIDLSSATNSKSVNEFALNYSYKMSAIRWGSTSDLNKQLDDVMSILSMK; encoded by the coding sequence ATGACCAAAACTAAAAAAATAGCGGACAGTCAAGACTCCGGCTCAAAAATTTCCATCCAGGAAATTTCGCTGCCCAAAGGCGGGGGTGCTGTTACCAGCGTTGGTGATTCATTTCAAACCAACCTGTTCTCGGGCACTGGCAGCTATTCCATTCCGCTCCCCATAACAACCGCCCGCGGCCTGGAGCCACAACTGCAACTGGTATATGATTCTTCGCGCGGAAACAGCCCGTTCGGCCTGGGCTTTAACGTGGATGTTCCGTATATCGGCATCATCATGCGTAACGGTATACCCTTGTATAACGGCAAAGAAAAATATGCCTTTAACGAAGGCGTTGAATTTGTACCGCTTACAGAAACACTGCATGGCGAAACCATTATTGTTTGCCGGCAGGAAACGGACAACAGTATCACCTACTCCGTAACATCGTACCTGCAGCAGGAAGAAGAAGCATTCACGCTGATAGAGCAATGGCAGAACGATGCAACGAAAAATATATTCTGGAAAACTATCAGCAAGGATAACCAGGTTACCATATACGGCAAAAGCGCCGATACTTCTATCCTCAATCCTGCCGAGCCCACGCAGGTTTGCCGCTGGCTGATTGAATCGGTAACGGACAGCAAAGGCAATAAGATCCAGTTCAGTTATAAAAGAGAGAACGAAGAAAATATTCCTGACAACATCTACAAAGCAGGGCATCATTACGATACACAGCTATACCTGCACATCGTGCAATATGGCAACTATTTCGATGTGCAGCAGCAAGAACAGTGGGCATTCCAACTCGTTTTCAACTATGGCGAATATGATCTGCCCAGGAACGGGCAGGCATATTTCCCTGCCTATACGCCCGTACGCACATGGCCAGCAAGAAAAGACTGCTTTTCAACCTTCCGCGCCGGTTTCGAAGTGCGCACCTGCCGGTTATGCAGCAGTATCATGCTCTTCCATTCATTTACAGAACTGGGAACGGAACCCATGCTGGTGCGTGCATTAACGCTGGCGCATGATGAAACCGATATATTCTCTTTTGTAACATCCGTACAGCAATCCGGATACCGGTTGAACAGCGATAATACCTGGTGGGTGTCCGGCGCAGCCGCAGCAACATTTTCCTACACATCGTTCGCGCCCCCGCCAGCGCCGGATTTTAAGCAGCTGATGGTGCATGAAGAAGGAAAAATTCCGGGGGGGCAAAATATCTATATGCCTGTGGACCTTTATGGAGAAGGGCTTCCCGGGTTTTTGATGAGCAACAGCACGGGCACTTTATACTGGCAGCCGCTGGGCAACGGCGTGTACGATTATCCCGAAGCGCCGGATACATTTCCTTCAGACCGTGATCTCACTACGCCCGGAAACCTGATCACCGATATTGATGGCAATGGCCAGTTGGAACTGGTGGTGAACGAAAACGACCGTTCCGGTTATTATACAAAGAAGGAAGGCGATGAAGGCTGGAATAACTTTGTTGAATTCCAGCAACGTCCACCGCAATCATCATCATCGCTTGAATTTGAAATGGCCGATCTGAACGGAGACGGCAAAACGGACATGATCTCTATCGGTTCCGATTCTGTTACCTATTTCCGTTCAAACGGTACCGAAGGTTTTGCAGCGCCTGAACAGCGTATAAAGGTGAAAGGCCTTCCATCTCCGCCCGATTCGCCCAATATAAATATCAGCTTTGCCGATGTATTTGGCGATGGTGGGCAGCACCGAGTAAGCGTGCTCAATGGCGCTGTGAATGTATGGCCTTCGCTGGGGCATGGAAATTTCGGCAACGTCATTCGTCTTGGTAATGCGCCGTCGTTCAGGCAAAATGAGCAGCCCACCGTATTGCTGGCCGATATTAATGGCTCGGGCTGTGCCGATGTTGTTTTAGTGTATTCCACGCAGGCCGAGATATACATCAACCAGTCCGGAAACAGCTTTGCGCCTGCGTTCAGCATAACACTGCCTGATGTATATGCTCCAGGAGACCAGGTTAGCTTCGCAGACATCAACGGAAATGGAACCGCCTGCCTGGTGTTCACCAAAACATCGCCTGAAGTAACGCATTATTACCACGATTTTCTTGCAGAAGATATTGCAGAACCGTTCGCCAGCGGTGTAAAGCCTTACCTGTTATATGCCATGAGCAATGGCCTGGGGCTAAGCACAAAGCTCAAATACAGCAGTTCTGTTGAATTTTATTTGCGCGATAAAAAAGCAGGAAGTCCATGGATCACCCATCTCCCTTTTCCCGTACAGGTGGTGGAAAAAATGATCATATCTGACAGCGTGAATGGGAATACGCTTACCAGGAGATTCGCTTACCACGAAGGCTGTTATGACAATAACCAAAAAGAATTTCTCGGTTTCGGCTACGTGGAAAGCTGGGATGCCGAACAATACGAGTCCTTCAGCAGCACAGGCACACCGGCAGATTTCCCGGTGAATGATGTGAACAGCGAGCTGATTGTTGCACCGGTATATACACGCGAATGGTACCTCACCGGCATTATGGAAGGAAGCGATGCCCTGCTGCTGCAATACCAGTCGCAATATTTCAACGGTGATCCCGATGAATGCGGGATTCCTGCGTATATTCTTGATGATGCGATAAAAAAACAGCCATCATCAGTCGTTGCAAATGCATGCCTGATGCTGAAAGGAAAATTGCTGCGCCGTGAAGTGTATGGACTGGATGGCAGCGCTCTGGAAAAGAATCCATATACCGTTGAGCAGCATTGCACCTATATCAGGTCTTTCCAGGAATCGTCTTCCGTTTCAGGACCTGTATTCACCAGCTATGAGCCAGAAGCAATCACTTATAATTATGAACGCCAGCCGAATGATCCGCGCACGGAGCACCAGTTCACACTGGAAACAGACAAGTATAATAATGCGCTGAAAACAGCCTCGGTGTTTTACCCGAGAAGGAACAGCAGCGATCCTGCACTGATCATTTACCCGCAGCAGCAGCAACTGTACATCACTATAAACCGGAATGGTTTCATTAACCAGGAAGCGCCGTCACGGTGGATCGGCGTGGATTGCTGCCAGACGCAATATGAAGCCGGCGGGGTTAGTATTGTACCGGGCCAGTATTTCAGCTTTGCACAGATGGAAGCGATCGTTAACGATGCAATGAACAACGTCATTTCTTATTCGCAGCCATTTACGCAGGGAAAAGTGCAGGCGCGATGCTTTGGAAATTCACGCACTTATTACTGGAATGCCGGTCAGACAAGCGCCATGAACTTATGTGATCCCCTGCCAGACCGCATGCTCATACATCATAGGGAAGAAGCCGTGTTCGATCCCGGTTTTATAACACAGGCTTATGGGGATAAGATAGATACCGCTACTATTGAAAACTCTGGCGGCTATTATTTATACGATGGCTATTGGTGGAACCGCGGACTGGTGCAAAATTATTTTACCAACGCCAACGCATTCTACATGCCCGAAAGAGCAGAGAATTCTTTTGTGGCAAATACATCTTCATTATATGCCAATGCCATTGCCGGTTACGATAACTACTACCTGCGCGAAACCAGCACCAGTGCTTACGTAACGACTCCGCCGGGCAAAGATCCTGTGTACAATATTACCACCGCGCTGATCGATTATTACATCATGTCGCCATGGCAGCTCACTGGTCCGAACGATAACGTATCGCAGGTATTATTCGATCCGCTGGGCAAAGTGTATGTAAGCGCCTCGCATGGTTACGAGAACGGTCAATATGCCGGTGACATGGACCTTGTTCACTACACGCGCATGCCCGACAAAGGTTTTTGCGATGTATTGAATAACCCTTCCGAATACCTGCAGGGCGCAGGCAGCTACTATTATTATGAAGAAGGAGATATGCGCCAACCCTGCACCAGCGGAGAAAACCCGCAGCCCGCACGTTGCGTGGTATTGCAGGGGCAGCAATATGGCAACGGCATCAATCCGCAGGACCGCATCATCCTTACTGATATTTCTTACTTCGACGGCATGGGTGAAATAACCCAGCATAAAAGCTATGCCGGCGGCAGCGGCGCGCAAAGCTGGGTGGTTAGCGGCAAGGTCGTGTACAACAATAAGAAGAAACCTGCGCAGGAATATCTCCCGTTCTATTCAGACAAGCCTGATTTTGAAGATCAGCAAACCGTTTTGGATGATGACGACCTCGTTCCGCCAACCGTAACACATTACGATCCGTTGCTGCGGGTGATACGCATCGATACGCCAAAGCTTTTCTTCAGCTGTACCGGGTTCACATCATGGGAAACCATCAGCTATGATACGGATGACACTGTTCGCGATTCCGTATTCTATAAGACATTCATGGCGAACTACCCGGCCAATCCCACGGACCAGCAGAAAGATGAAAAAGATGCGCTGGATAAAGCCGCCGTATTTTATAACACCCCTTCACGTGAAGTAATGAACAGCGCCGGCAATGTTTTTTATTCCATCCAGAACAATCTTGGCGAAGTGTCATCCAATGCATTTGAAGAGATGGTGAATGGTAGCGGCGTTACATCCCAGCAATTGTGGGATGAGCTGGTATTGAAAAAATACCTGGTTATAGGTCCATATCCTGAATATGGCGCATGGACGTCTCCGGCTGTGCAGGTATATGCCCCTGACTTTACATTTGAACTAAGCGAGCCTTTCCAGCAATTCATTCCGCAGCTGACAGATTTTTTCCGGCAGAATGGTCTCATCACCAACTCGGTGCCCGATATCAATGGCCGGCATCTTTCCATTGCCGATCCGCGGTTGTATTATTCTAACTGTCATTCGGGAACGGATTACCAGAACTTCATTAACCTCTTTCCCATGATGGTCGATCAGCCGGCACGTACGCAAAGTTGCGATGCCGGGTTGAAGCAGGTATTTGCGGACATATACGGTAATATCGTTCTATCATGGGATGCCCGCGGTTTCTGTACAAGACAGGAATACGATCACTTACAACGGCCCACCGGCGTATATGTAACCGGTAGTGACGGCTCGCTGACCCTTAACCAATACACCGAAAGGATCGTCTATGGCGAGCTGGTTACCGATGCTGCGAAAAACAATCTTATCGGCAACATCTATACATATTACGACCAGGCCGGCAAGCTGTTGATCGATTCCTACTCGTTCGCCGGGAAACCATTAAAGCAAACAAGATATTTTCTCGATCAATACACACAGGAGCCCAACTGGGACGATCCGCAAAAAGTTCCGCTTGAGAAAGAAGCCTTCGTCACCACCTTCCAGTACAATGCTGCGGGAATGACCACGCAGGAGCAGATGCCGGATAAAGGACAGGTTCTATGGACATACAATCAAATGAACCAGCTGAACACAGTGAACGGCATCTTCCCGGATAATACCACGCAAACCTATATCAGCTCCATCACCTACAATGCATCCGGTAGCCGGCTTGCCGTGTATTATGCAGGCGGAACAAAAACAGCATATACTTACGAACCCGCTACGGAACGCTTGCAGCGGCTGCTTACCACGCGTTCAGACAACCGTTCGAACGTGCAGGATACCTGGTACACATATGATCCCGTGGGTAACCTCACCCGTTGCCGTGATTATTCGGAGGAAGATGTGTTCTGTAATAATCAGCTGGTGGAACCATTGATGGGTTACACGCTGGATGCGATCTATCGTTTGATCAATGCTTCCGGGCGGCAACACATAGGCATCCAAAAGAACACACATACCAACGGCTTCAAGCAGAGCATTTATGCACAGCTTTGTCCAACCGCGCCCCTAAATGACCAGCAACAGCTCGAAAATTATGCTGAACATTATACCTATGATGATTCAGGCAATCTTGTGGAACTGAATCATACCGCTAAATCCGCATCATGGACGCGTGTGATGAATGTGCCCGCATCGTCCAACAGGGCCATTCCACAGGATGAACCTACGGATGCTTACGATGCGGACGGCAACCTGCTGCAGCTAAATAATCTTTACGGGATTACCTGGAATTACCGCAACAATATCTCCGGCATCACCACTATAGCACGCGAAGATGCAAATGATGCAGATTACTATGTATATGATCATGCCGGGGAACGGGTGCGAAAGGTAACCACGCAAAAAGTAAATGACGGGCTCCTGCTAATCTATGAAAAAAGATATATCGGCAATTACGAAGTGAAACGCACGTACAACAACAGCATCGATCCCGCTAACATTGTATCTGAATGCCAGACGGAACGGGTTGTTGATGACAAGAAACATATCGTGAATGTGTTGTACTGGACCATCGATTCGAAAAGAGAAAAGCAGCGGCAGCAGCGGTACCAGGCTGAAACATTGATCCAATCCGTTGCTGTCGAGCTGACTGAAACGGGAGACATCATCAGCTATGAAGAATTTTATCCTTTTGGCGGAACGGCCATTATTGCAGGCAATAACCAGGTGGATGTGGAACCCAAAGAATACCGCTTTACGGGAAAAGAATGCGACGATTCTTCGGGATTGTATTATTACGGCGCCCGGTACTACATATCATGGCTAGGAAGGTGGATGAGCGCCGACCCCGCAGGGCCCGCAGATGGCTTGAACCTGTACGAATACGTAAATAATAACCCGCTGATCAATAACGACCCTGCCGGCACCACCAAGGGTAAACCATATAAGTCGCCTTCTTCATCCGGAACTAAAAAGAAGATCAAGAAGAAGAAATTCGGCATAGTGCGCGACACCGTTACCGGAGAGTTAAGATTTG
- a CDS encoding putative LPS assembly protein LptD, with the protein MRQIYLVFAGILIAVPVIFSGLASPRSNLTVSYNIFADTVPKGPDTTTPALKTPEPAKNDTEPPARIDTLGMTTDSTGVDSLHGPKLSKDSLDAPVAYKAKDSIILVIPDKKFYMYGTANTKYKTMEITAERMTYLQSTGIMEATTARDTAGKPFGRPHFKDGGQEFDSDTLRFAMETKKAKIYNTKSQYGEGYVHSEQTKRLPDNSIFGFKNGYTTCNLDTPHFQFRARKIKVIPDKLVISGPANLEIEGIPTPLFIPFAIFPITQGQRSGILVPGYVVNAQKGMGLENGGYYLGLGEHFDLTMRGDIYSYGSWSLTASPTYRKRYHYNGGMTLSFANTRFGDPSVKSEFSRSRDFRVTWNHSMDSKARPGINFGANVNFGTSSYNTYNVYDYATRVNNNIGSSISFSKTWQGKPYNFTSGLTHSQNLSTRDVQIAFPNATFSMNTQYPFQPKELVGKAKWYHKLGIGYTATLANSVSFKDSVFGKSKMWDALQSGMKQNIPISFTIPIFKNFTLSPGISYAEYWYTKKTERKWNPNKRVSIDSLGGLDTIYTQGFFAARQASASISLSTAIYGMYIFPKGSKVKAIRHVMRPTLSVSTQPDLAGNAYYNLQYNSAGDKQRTSFFTSSSVGVPSEGRAGSISFGLDNNLEMKVFSMKDTSANHEKKVKILDGFGFNGSYNMLADSFKLSTFSLYARTNLFDKINITASGNIDPYVYNSRGKKLDRYVWNTGKFSPGRLANATIALSTSLTSPDKKAKAKQDQLNNIENTESTDAAFQAQQRQLQAVKKNPGEYVDFDIPWKLDLSYSLTYSNTISADSGGVVKRFTQYLTFSGDFSLTPKWKVGVNSGYDFINSQLGYTNMYISRDLHCWQMSINLIPIGTYRQFSITISPKAGILRDLRINRSRTFYDL; encoded by the coding sequence TTGAGACAGATATACCTGGTATTTGCAGGAATATTAATTGCCGTTCCTGTAATTTTTTCCGGTTTAGCCTCGCCGAGGTCCAATCTCACTGTGTCTTACAATATTTTCGCAGATACCGTGCCGAAAGGACCGGATACAACCACTCCTGCTTTAAAAACGCCGGAACCTGCAAAAAATGATACAGAGCCCCCGGCCCGGATCGATACTTTAGGCATGACTACCGACTCCACAGGGGTGGATAGCCTGCATGGGCCTAAGCTCTCCAAGGATAGCCTGGATGCCCCGGTCGCTTATAAAGCGAAGGATTCTATCATCCTGGTAATTCCTGACAAGAAGTTTTATATGTATGGCACTGCCAATACAAAGTATAAAACAATGGAGATTACGGCAGAACGTATGACATACCTGCAATCCACAGGTATCATGGAAGCCACCACCGCGCGGGATACTGCAGGTAAGCCTTTTGGCCGCCCACATTTCAAAGACGGCGGGCAGGAGTTTGACTCCGATACCCTGCGCTTTGCCATGGAAACCAAGAAAGCAAAGATCTATAATACCAAATCCCAGTACGGTGAAGGCTATGTGCATAGCGAACAGACTAAGCGCCTGCCGGATAACAGCATCTTTGGTTTCAAAAACGGGTATACTACCTGTAACCTGGATACGCCGCACTTCCAGTTCAGGGCCCGCAAAATCAAGGTTATACCTGACAAACTGGTTATTTCCGGTCCGGCAAACCTCGAAATCGAAGGTATTCCAACACCCTTATTCATTCCTTTCGCCATCTTCCCGATCACACAGGGGCAGCGTTCCGGTATCCTGGTACCAGGATATGTTGTGAATGCCCAGAAGGGGATGGGCCTGGAAAATGGAGGGTACTATTTAGGCCTGGGAGAGCATTTTGACCTGACTATGCGCGGAGACATCTACTCCTACGGTAGCTGGTCGCTCACTGCCAGTCCAACCTACCGCAAGCGCTACCATTATAATGGTGGTATGACCCTGAGCTTTGCCAATACCCGCTTCGGCGACCCGTCGGTAAAGTCTGAGTTTAGCCGCTCGCGTGACTTCAGGGTTACCTGGAACCATAGTATGGACAGCAAAGCGAGACCGGGTATAAACTTTGGTGCCAATGTAAACTTTGGTACTTCCAGTTATAACACCTACAACGTGTACGATTATGCTACCCGTGTAAACAATAATATTGGATCCTCTATCAGCTTTTCAAAAACCTGGCAAGGCAAACCTTACAACTTTACATCTGGCCTGACACACTCTCAGAACCTGAGTACCCGTGATGTGCAGATTGCTTTCCCGAATGCGACATTCTCAATGAATACACAGTATCCGTTCCAGCCAAAGGAACTGGTGGGGAAGGCTAAATGGTATCACAAACTGGGGATTGGCTATACCGCAACCTTGGCTAACAGCGTGAGTTTCAAAGACTCCGTGTTCGGTAAATCCAAAATGTGGGATGCCTTGCAGTCAGGTATGAAACAGAATATTCCGATCTCCTTTACAATACCTATATTTAAAAACTTTACCCTGTCTCCGGGTATTAGCTATGCAGAGTACTGGTATACCAAGAAAACGGAACGCAAGTGGAATCCAAACAAACGCGTAAGTATAGACTCGTTGGGAGGTTTGGATACAATTTATACCCAGGGCTTCTTTGCTGCGCGCCAGGCCAGCGCCAGCATTTCCCTGTCCACAGCGATCTATGGTATGTATATTTTCCCCAAAGGCTCCAAGGTGAAGGCGATTCGTCACGTCATGCGTCCTACCCTGAGTGTCAGTACTCAACCTGATCTGGCTGGCAATGCTTATTACAACCTGCAGTATAACAGCGCAGGAGATAAACAGCGTACGTCTTTCTTTACCAGTTCCTCCGTGGGGGTGCCTTCGGAGGGCAGGGCAGGGTCTATTTCCTTTGGATTGGATAACAACTTGGAAATGAAGGTTTTCTCGATGAAAGACACCTCAGCGAATCATGAGAAAAAGGTGAAGATTTTGGACGGGTTTGGTTTCAATGGCTCTTATAACATGCTGGCGGATAGCTTTAAATTGTCTACTTTCAGTTTGTATGCCCGTACCAACCTCTTTGATAAAATCAACATCACAGCAAGTGGCAATATAGACCCTTATGTATATAACAGCAGGGGAAAGAAGCTTGATAGATATGTATGGAATACGGGTAAGTTCAGCCCGGGTCGGCTGGCAAATGCAACGATTGCACTGAGTACATCCCTGACCTCACCGGATAAAAAGGCGAAGGCCAAGCAGGATCAGTTAAATAATATAGAGAATACAGAAAGTACAGACGCGGCTTTCCAGGCACAGCAGCGACAGTTGCAGGCGGTGAAGAAGAATCCGGGTGAGTATGTGGACTTTGATATACCCTGGAAGCTGGATCTGAGTTATAGCTTAACCTATAGTAATACAATCTCAGCAGATTCAGGGGGTGTGGTAAAGAGATTTACCCAGTACCTGACATTTAGCGGGGATTTTAGCCTGACGCCGAAGTGGAAAGTGGGGGTGAACAGTGGTTATGACTTTATTAATAGCCAGCTGGGGTATACAAATATGTATATTTCCCGTGACCTCCACTGTTGGCAAATGTCAATTAATTTGATTCCAATTGGTACTTACAGGCAGTTTAGTATCACGATCAGTCCGAAGGCGGGTATCCTGAGAGATTTGAGGATTAACCGGTCACGAACGTTCTACGATTTGTAG
- a CDS encoding N-acetylmuramoyl-L-alanine amidase family protein, translating into MRWNRFWIFLCCATFFGSLFLYARNKPEPAGKKQNPPLRTIIIDPGHSATTPGAKGSFSTEEQVTLDVALKLGKLIEANMKDVRVVYTRKTPAALAGSLKADLNERANIANREKGDLFISIHCNSAGPTHKVTGYKTVTVKKGKKKVASKRPIYSTSPSTAEGTETYVWATGKNNAKTESLRESSVIMLDAESEGANSVLDMSDPETFILLNTLRNAYFDQSLRLSSLIEDQFTEVGRISRGARQRDEKGIWVLQATAMPSVLVELGFISNPQEEKYLNSEDGQQEMAGCIFKAIKKYKEELNRYDGGRSGSEQSNPQNNAATTKTKSVYKQSVASNAPVQSAKQSFDVQLLVTEKTYSRGATIFNGMHGIIRKYSYVKDSKKLNKYIWENFRTEAEAKAALQKAKQLGFRQAFVINKDASVGSSKSTPPIQLAKTKSVSKPPDYKYNIQLLVTDKKYTRSAPIFSKLNGYIKKQPVAINNKTLNKYVWGSFANLSEARSALSRAKKAGFWNAFIMDPAQNSLAQR; encoded by the coding sequence ATGCGCTGGAACCGATTTTGGATTTTTTTATGTTGTGCAACATTTTTTGGAAGTTTATTTCTTTACGCCAGGAACAAACCTGAACCAGCAGGCAAAAAACAAAATCCGCCCCTAAGAACTATCATTATTGATCCGGGCCATAGTGCGACTACGCCAGGAGCAAAAGGAAGTTTTTCCACGGAGGAGCAAGTAACGCTGGATGTAGCCCTTAAACTGGGCAAGCTGATCGAAGCCAATATGAAAGATGTACGTGTGGTGTACACGAGAAAGACACCCGCGGCACTGGCAGGCTCGCTGAAGGCAGACCTGAATGAAAGAGCCAATATTGCCAACAGGGAAAAGGGAGACCTTTTCATTTCTATTCACTGTAATTCTGCAGGCCCTACCCACAAAGTAACCGGCTACAAGACAGTCACGGTGAAGAAGGGTAAAAAGAAAGTGGCCTCCAAAAGACCTATTTACTCGACCTCTCCAAGCACCGCAGAAGGTACTGAAACCTATGTATGGGCTACCGGAAAGAACAATGCCAAGACAGAATCTCTTCGCGAAAGCTCCGTAATCATGCTGGATGCTGAATCTGAAGGGGCCAATTCTGTATTGGATATGTCTGATCCGGAAACCTTTATTTTGCTGAACACCCTTCGAAATGCTTATTTTGATCAAAGCCTCCGGCTTTCTTCCCTGATCGAAGATCAGTTTACCGAAGTAGGCCGCATCAGCCGTGGTGCCCGTCAGCGTGATGAAAAAGGGATCTGGGTACTCCAGGCGACTGCCATGCCAAGCGTACTGGTAGAACTGGGCTTCATCTCCAACCCACAGGAAGAGAAGTACCTGAACTCCGAAGATGGTCAGCAGGAAATGGCCGGCTGTATCTTCAAGGCGATCAAGAAGTACAAAGAAGAACTGAACCGCTACGATGGAGGCCGTTCGGGTAGCGAACAATCTAACCCGCAGAACAATGCTGCTACTACCAAAACCAAATCGGTTTACAAGCAGTCTGTGGCAAGTAACGCGCCTGTTCAATCAGCCAAACAATCTTTTGACGTACAGCTACTGGTGACCGAAAAGACCTATTCAAGGGGTGCTACCATATTTAATGGCATGCACGGTATCATCAGGAAATATTCGTATGTAAAAGACAGTAAGAAACTTAATAAATATATCTGGGAGAATTTCCGGACCGAAGCTGAAGCCAAAGCTGCCTTGCAAAAAGCAAAGCAGCTTGGCTTTCGCCAGGCCTTTGTAATTAATAAGGATGCATCTGTAGGTAGTTCAAAATCAACGCCTCCCATACAGCTGGCTAAAACCAAGTCGGTGAGCAAACCACCTGACTATAAATATAATATACAACTCCTGGTCACCGATAAGAAGTATACCCGTTCTGCTCCCATTTTCAGCAAACTGAATGGTTATATCAAGAAACAACCCGTGGCTATTAATAATAAGACACTTAATAAATATGTATGGGGTTCTTTTGCCAACCTCAGTGAAGCAAGATCTGCACTCTCCAGGGCTAAAAAAGCCGGTTTCTGGAACGCCTTTATTATGGACCCGGCGCAAAACAGCCTCGCACAGCGTTAA